The Corallococcus soli genome has a window encoding:
- a CDS encoding chemotaxis protein CheA, producing MTSEATAEWEKVLGIFSDEAEGLVASMEENLIALEVAPADSLLQAILRGAHTLKGAAGSLGFQAVTDYTHGVEDLLQALIDRRVAVDEERVSLLLGAVDHLRDLSRASLAGVDSLGAVHRAHLARLKQGASLHPAPEAACAPAPASLPRIQDNPGVKRGRSRMDLERLDRIVTLTAELSVARGRMTQFLSRAEESGASWEDALAQQREMDPLFEELQEEVMKVRMVPVGPLFRQHLRTVRDLARSQHKQALLELEGEDATLDTAVLDALRDPLLHLLRNALDHGIESPDERRAAGKDPRGHLRLRAFHDAGSVVVELTDDGRGIQRDKVRERARERGLVTAPERLRDDELLRLIFEPGFSTAASVTELSGRGVGMDVVRRDIEALRGSVSIQSQEGRGTTLTLRLPLTLAVIQGFAMGVGDQVYVVPIEGVQECMEVPADERTSQASGVLSLRGQPLPYLRLRQVFDLGGGLPARENVVVLKHPDGMVGLAVDELQGEGQRVIRPLGKLFQGIPGISGSTILGDGRVGLLLDTPSLVRRAIHRASEHPEAPPSPQDFPPPTDAPRAPSRQSPLPE from the coding sequence ATGACATCGGAAGCAACCGCGGAGTGGGAGAAGGTGCTGGGCATCTTCTCGGACGAGGCCGAGGGCCTGGTCGCCTCCATGGAGGAGAACCTCATCGCGCTCGAGGTGGCTCCCGCGGACTCGCTGCTCCAGGCCATCCTGCGCGGGGCGCACACGCTGAAGGGCGCCGCGGGCTCGCTCGGCTTCCAGGCGGTGACGGACTACACGCACGGCGTGGAGGACCTCCTCCAGGCGCTCATCGACCGGCGCGTGGCGGTGGACGAGGAGCGGGTGTCGCTCCTGCTGGGCGCCGTGGACCACCTGCGGGACCTGAGCCGGGCGTCGCTCGCCGGCGTGGACTCGCTGGGCGCGGTCCACCGGGCGCACCTGGCGCGGCTCAAGCAGGGCGCCAGCCTCCATCCCGCTCCGGAGGCGGCCTGCGCTCCGGCGCCAGCCAGCCTCCCGCGCATCCAGGACAACCCCGGGGTGAAGCGGGGCCGCTCGCGGATGGACCTGGAGCGCCTGGACCGCATCGTCACCCTCACCGCGGAGCTGTCCGTGGCCCGGGGGCGCATGACGCAGTTCCTGTCCCGCGCGGAGGAGTCCGGCGCGAGCTGGGAGGATGCGCTCGCGCAGCAGCGGGAGATGGATCCGCTCTTCGAGGAGCTCCAGGAAGAGGTGATGAAGGTCCGGATGGTCCCGGTGGGGCCGCTGTTCCGCCAGCACCTGCGCACCGTGCGCGACCTGGCGCGCTCCCAGCACAAGCAGGCCCTGCTGGAGCTGGAGGGCGAGGACGCCACCCTGGACACCGCGGTGCTGGATGCGCTGCGCGACCCGCTGCTCCACCTGCTGCGCAACGCGCTGGACCACGGCATCGAGTCCCCCGACGAGCGGCGGGCCGCGGGCAAGGACCCGCGCGGGCACCTGCGGCTGCGGGCCTTCCATGACGCGGGCAGCGTCGTCGTGGAGCTGACCGACGACGGCCGGGGCATCCAGCGGGACAAGGTGCGCGAGCGCGCCCGGGAGCGGGGCCTGGTCACGGCCCCCGAGCGGCTGCGCGACGACGAGCTCCTGCGCCTCATCTTCGAGCCCGGCTTCTCCACCGCCGCCTCCGTGACGGAGCTGTCCGGCCGCGGCGTGGGCATGGACGTGGTGCGCCGGGACATCGAGGCGCTGCGTGGCTCCGTGTCCATCCAGAGCCAGGAGGGTCGGGGCACCACCCTGACCCTGCGCCTGCCCCTCACGCTCGCCGTCATCCAGGGCTTCGCCATGGGTGTGGGCGACCAGGTCTACGTCGTCCCCATCGAAGGCGTGCAGGAGTGCATGGAGGTCCCCGCCGACGAGCGCACCTCCCAGGCGTCCGGCGTCCTGTCGCTGCGCGGCCAGCCGCTGCCGTACCTGCGGCTGCGTCAGGTCTTCGACCTGGGCGGTGGCCTGCCGGCCCGGGAGAACGTCGTCGTACTCAAGCACCCGGATGGCATGGTGGGCCTGGCGGTGGACGAGCTCCAGGGGGAGGGCCAGCGGGTCATCCGGCCGCTGGGCAAGCTCTTCCAGGGCATCCCCGGCATCTCCGGCTCCACCATCCTGGGCGACGGGCGCGTGGGCCTGCTGCTGGACACGCCCTCCCTGGTGCGCCGGGCCATCCACCGCGCCTCCGAACACCCCGAAGCCCCGCCCTCCCCGCAGGATTTCCCTCCTCCCACCGACGCGCCCCGCGCGCCCTCACGGCAGTCCCCCCTTCCGGAGTAG
- a CDS encoding methyl-accepting chemotaxis protein, producing MFNNLSITAKLVFAFSAMVAIIIGIVTVVYMTLDKVAVSALGDTESQQMMIAVRTLEGDMADLETGQRGFLITGDDKFLEPYNQARLSVSQNLDRIRELTQRDRRQQERQQEIRDLMQQWVAQHLEPLIAQRRDVTAGRGDMAQLIAVEQAARGKQTADRIRMMLTKLADDEASLLHERTTRTSAMAQDLYNVIIMGGVVGVLLAALLSFLLTRSIVQPLTEAVRVTTQVTAGDLTANITARGTDETGRMMGGMRDMIQRLSGVISEVRGAAGSLSSASLQVASAAQGLSQGTSSQAASVEETTASLEQLNVSIRQNSENSREMEQTALKGARDAEESGRAVKETVEAMNAIAERISIVEEIAYQTNLLALNAAVEAARAGEHGRGFSVVATEVRKLAERSQKAAKEIGGLASSSVKVAERSGQLLAELVPAIRRTSELVQQVTNASREQSIGVSQMNRAMTQVDQVTQRNASAAEELSSTAEEMATQAESLLQMMTFFRLVEGFGFNAPSSPSRPQGHRLPASPVRGLQAAAQGSLGASPVSALSRLQNGADGPAHQDFQRF from the coding sequence ATGTTCAACAACCTGAGCATCACGGCGAAGCTGGTGTTCGCCTTCAGCGCGATGGTCGCCATCATCATCGGCATCGTAACGGTGGTCTACATGACGCTCGACAAGGTCGCGGTCTCCGCGCTGGGGGACACGGAGAGCCAGCAGATGATGATCGCCGTGCGCACCCTGGAGGGTGACATGGCCGACCTGGAGACGGGGCAGCGCGGCTTCCTCATCACCGGCGACGACAAGTTCCTGGAGCCCTACAACCAGGCCCGGCTGAGCGTGTCGCAGAACCTGGACCGCATCCGCGAGCTCACCCAACGCGACCGCCGCCAGCAGGAGCGCCAGCAGGAGATCCGCGACCTGATGCAGCAGTGGGTGGCCCAGCACCTGGAGCCGCTCATCGCCCAGCGCCGGGACGTCACCGCGGGCCGCGGTGACATGGCCCAGCTCATCGCGGTGGAGCAGGCCGCGCGCGGCAAGCAGACCGCCGACCGCATCCGGATGATGCTCACCAAGCTGGCGGACGACGAGGCGTCCCTGCTGCACGAGCGCACCACCCGGACCTCCGCGATGGCGCAGGACCTGTACAACGTCATCATCATGGGCGGCGTCGTGGGCGTGCTGCTCGCGGCGCTGCTGTCCTTCCTGCTCACCCGCAGCATCGTGCAGCCGCTCACCGAGGCCGTGAGGGTGACGACGCAGGTGACCGCCGGCGACCTCACGGCGAACATCACCGCCCGGGGCACCGACGAGACGGGCCGGATGATGGGCGGCATGCGGGACATGATCCAACGGCTGTCGGGCGTCATCAGCGAGGTGCGGGGCGCGGCGGGCTCGCTGTCGTCCGCTTCCCTCCAGGTGGCCTCCGCTGCGCAGGGCCTGTCGCAGGGCACCAGCTCCCAGGCGGCCTCCGTGGAGGAGACCACCGCCAGCCTGGAGCAGCTCAACGTGAGCATCCGCCAGAACTCGGAGAACAGCCGGGAGATGGAGCAGACGGCCCTGAAGGGCGCCCGGGACGCGGAGGAGAGCGGCCGCGCGGTGAAGGAGACCGTGGAGGCGATGAACGCCATCGCGGAGCGCATCTCCATCGTGGAGGAGATCGCCTACCAGACGAACCTGCTCGCGCTGAACGCCGCCGTGGAGGCCGCGCGCGCCGGAGAGCACGGCCGGGGCTTCTCCGTCGTCGCCACGGAGGTGCGCAAGCTGGCCGAGCGCAGCCAGAAGGCCGCGAAGGAGATTGGCGGTCTGGCCTCCTCCAGCGTGAAGGTCGCCGAGCGCAGCGGTCAGCTGCTGGCCGAGCTGGTGCCCGCCATCCGCCGCACGTCGGAGCTGGTGCAGCAGGTGACCAACGCCTCGCGTGAGCAGTCCATTGGCGTGTCGCAGATGAACCGCGCGATGACGCAGGTGGATCAGGTGACCCAGCGCAACGCCTCCGCCGCGGAGGAGCTGTCCTCCACCGCGGAGGAGATGGCCACCCAGGCGGAGTCCCTCCTGCAGATGATGACGTTCTTCCGGTTGGTGGAGGGCTTCGGCTTCAACGCGCCCTCCAGCCCGTCGCGGCCCCAGGGCCACCGGCTGCCGGCCTCGCCCGTCCGGGGCCTCCAGGCCGCGGCGCAGGGGTCGCTCGGCGCGTCCCCGGTCTCCGCCCTGTCCCGGCTCCAGAACGGCGCGGACGGCCCGGCCCACCAGGACTTCCAGCGGTTCTAG
- a CDS encoding chemotaxis protein CheW, which yields MNQPIEPGGGDRSSYLSFMLAGEEYAVGLLRVREIIEYRPITRVPGMPVAVQGVINLRGSVVPVVDLAVKFGLPPRPITRWSCFVIVEVSLDGQQTVLGLLSDTVREVLELGPDDIEPPPAFGTRVRLEFLRGMGRHGDAFILLLDLDRLLSLEELLRLTTAADEATAPAPEVPGSG from the coding sequence ATGAACCAACCCATCGAACCGGGCGGCGGCGACCGCTCCAGCTACCTGAGCTTCATGCTCGCGGGCGAGGAGTACGCCGTGGGCCTCCTGCGGGTGCGGGAGATCATCGAATACCGCCCCATCACCCGCGTGCCGGGGATGCCCGTCGCCGTGCAGGGCGTCATCAACCTGCGCGGCAGCGTGGTGCCGGTGGTGGACCTGGCCGTGAAGTTCGGCCTGCCGCCCCGGCCCATCACCCGCTGGTCCTGTTTCGTCATCGTGGAGGTGTCGCTCGACGGCCAGCAGACGGTGCTGGGGCTGCTTTCGGACACCGTGCGCGAGGTGCTGGAGCTGGGCCCCGACGACATCGAACCCCCGCCGGCCTTCGGCACCCGCGTGCGGCTGGAGTTCCTGCGGGGCATGGGCCGCCATGGCGACGCGTTCATCCTGTTGCTGGACCTGGACCGGCTGCTCTCGTTGGAAGAGCTGCTGCGGCTGACGACCGCCGCCGACGAGGCCACGGCCCCGGCGCCGGAAGTCCCGGGCAGCGGGTGA
- a CDS encoding CheR family methyltransferase yields the protein MNAHGPESHALPPALSHTELMLFQHLVEAETGIHLSMAKNALVANRLSRRLRELGLGSFAAYHAYVTTRGNEAEKVRMLDSLCTHETSFFRESRHFDLLREHVLPEWAAQGAQGRRPRSLRVWSAGCSTGEEPYSLAMTLLEAFPRESGWNLEIVATDLSTWAVQRAEEGLWSMERARTIPPHLLRKYMLRGVRSQDGLMMAGPEVRQPLRFARANLHVPATWPQGRFDIIFCRNVLIYFGAEARARVIQGLLERLPETGYFFLGHAESLIGITAAARSVSANVYTPRPGPAALSRE from the coding sequence ATGAACGCCCATGGACCGGAGTCGCACGCGCTGCCTCCCGCGCTGTCGCACACGGAGCTGATGCTGTTCCAGCACCTGGTGGAGGCGGAGACGGGCATCCACCTGTCCATGGCCAAGAACGCGCTGGTGGCGAACCGGCTGTCCCGGCGGCTGCGCGAGCTGGGGCTGGGCTCGTTCGCCGCGTACCACGCGTACGTCACCACGCGCGGGAACGAAGCGGAGAAGGTGCGGATGCTCGACAGCCTCTGCACCCACGAGACGTCCTTCTTCCGCGAGTCCCGGCACTTCGACCTGCTGCGAGAGCATGTCCTGCCGGAGTGGGCCGCGCAGGGGGCCCAGGGGCGGCGACCCCGGAGTCTCCGCGTCTGGAGCGCCGGGTGCTCCACGGGCGAGGAGCCCTATTCGCTGGCGATGACGCTCCTGGAGGCGTTCCCCCGGGAGTCCGGATGGAACCTGGAGATCGTGGCCACGGACCTGTCCACCTGGGCCGTCCAGCGCGCCGAGGAGGGGCTCTGGAGCATGGAGCGGGCGCGCACCATCCCGCCGCACCTGCTGCGCAAGTACATGCTGCGCGGCGTGCGCAGTCAGGACGGGCTGATGATGGCGGGGCCGGAGGTGCGTCAGCCCCTGCGCTTCGCCCGCGCGAACCTGCATGTCCCGGCCACGTGGCCGCAAGGCAGGTTCGACATCATCTTCTGCCGCAACGTGCTCATCTACTTCGGCGCGGAGGCCCGCGCGCGAGTCATCCAGGGGCTGCTCGAACGCCTGCCGGAGACGGGGTACTTCTTCCTCGGGCACGCGGAGAGCCTCATCGGCATCACTGCGGCGGCCCGCTCGGTGAGCGCCAACGTGTACACGCCGCGTCCGGGGCCCGCGGCCCTGTCCCGCGAGTGA
- a CDS encoding imm11 family protein produces MPSFFILSTSDDPKHCLIDEAPQSMRPKSWRISKGLPMEHRYPPDVVLKMDGAHKGLMVPDLVSTTERIAIVSNKLKGLLEQHSGARIEFLPASIANHKGRIAAKDYFIANVLDHVDCVDKERSEVEELHPDPTLLSGLFRLQVLQEPIPPEAKLFRLKTMPPAILIRDDLRALLDAESLTGIRYIAMGEECAIY; encoded by the coding sequence ATGCCCTCCTTCTTCATCCTCTCCACGAGCGACGACCCGAAACACTGCCTGATTGACGAGGCGCCCCAGTCCATGCGTCCCAAATCATGGCGCATCAGCAAGGGATTGCCGATGGAGCACCGCTATCCGCCCGACGTGGTTCTGAAAATGGATGGCGCCCACAAGGGGCTGATGGTTCCGGATCTGGTGAGCACCACTGAACGCATTGCCATTGTGTCCAACAAGCTCAAAGGACTGCTGGAGCAGCACTCCGGCGCCCGTATCGAGTTCCTCCCGGCATCCATCGCCAATCACAAGGGGCGCATCGCCGCGAAGGACTACTTCATCGCCAACGTGCTCGACCACGTGGACTGCGTCGACAAAGAACGCAGCGAGGTGGAGGAGCTGCATCCGGACCCCACCCTGCTCTCAGGCCTCTTCCGGCTCCAGGTCCTCCAGGAGCCGATTCCTCCTGAGGCGAAGCTGTTCCGCCTGAAGACCATGCCCCCGGCCATTCTCATCCGTGACGACCTGCGCGCCCTGCTCGATGCCGAGAGCCTCACGGGCATCAGGTACATCGCCATGGGCGAGGAATGCGCCATCTACTGA
- a CDS encoding AHH domain-containing protein, with the protein MSAKKDEHFEALATDTSHVAGEDSGCVTRCVYEEAGGKRKCRFDGHDYKSNGFNYQQGCGEAAWYNLPIHEKDSDARRRFDAAFTTAFKQEWRDPSKRAEAWHMGAGPYGHINFIASGHWPWPNNAHHLIPVDDVLSKVLDFDQRKLLQQAKYNVNKGINILYLPNRVQHATLFQLLRHPRYHSTYSKDVRNRVTAIREQLEEAADEEQEGHPQFEEKTIGKLGDQLHAFSGRLRKQIRAAGIKRPGAHLNELASLVTIR; encoded by the coding sequence ATGAGTGCGAAAAAAGATGAGCACTTCGAAGCGCTCGCGACGGACACGTCCCATGTCGCTGGCGAGGACAGCGGGTGCGTCACCCGCTGCGTCTACGAGGAGGCAGGCGGGAAACGAAAGTGCAGATTCGATGGGCATGACTACAAGTCCAACGGCTTCAACTACCAGCAGGGCTGTGGAGAAGCAGCCTGGTACAACCTTCCCATCCACGAGAAGGACAGCGACGCCCGCCGGCGCTTTGACGCTGCCTTCACCACCGCCTTCAAGCAGGAGTGGCGGGACCCCAGCAAGAGGGCAGAAGCCTGGCACATGGGAGCCGGCCCCTACGGACACATCAACTTCATCGCCAGTGGACATTGGCCCTGGCCCAATAACGCGCACCATCTCATCCCAGTCGATGACGTGTTGAGCAAGGTGCTGGATTTTGACCAGCGCAAGCTGCTCCAGCAGGCAAAATACAACGTCAACAAGGGCATCAACATCCTCTATCTGCCCAACAGGGTCCAACACGCCACCCTCTTCCAGCTCCTCAGACATCCCCGGTATCACAGCACCTACAGCAAGGACGTTCGGAACAGGGTGACGGCCATCAGGGAGCAACTTGAGGAGGCTGCGGACGAGGAGCAGGAAGGGCATCCGCAGTTCGAGGAGAAAACAATAGGCAAGTTAGGGGATCAACTCCATGCCTTCTCGGGCCGGCTCCGCAAGCAGATCCGCGCGGCGGGAATAAAGCGTCCGGGAGCCCATCTCAACGAATTGGCCAGTCTCGTGACCATCCGATAG
- a CDS encoding DUF4150 domain-containing protein gives MPVNTGVNKMSVVTKDSGGVTSAFPDVCKTPSPAGPVPIPYPNIAQSSDTAQGTKKVSVAGNPVCVKDSNFKTSTGDEAGTAGGGVVSSKTRGKAEFVNFSFDVKIEGKNVARAMDLMLHNDKNTPPFPVMQGPVVAIGGSDEPPTCGACKKHL, from the coding sequence ATGCCCGTCAATACCGGAGTGAACAAGATGTCCGTGGTGACGAAGGACAGCGGCGGCGTCACCTCGGCCTTCCCAGACGTATGCAAGACCCCGAGCCCCGCCGGGCCCGTGCCCATCCCCTACCCCAACATCGCGCAGTCCTCGGACACGGCCCAGGGCACCAAGAAGGTGTCCGTCGCCGGCAACCCGGTGTGCGTGAAGGACTCCAACTTCAAGACGAGCACGGGAGACGAGGCGGGCACTGCCGGTGGCGGGGTCGTCTCCAGCAAGACCCGGGGCAAGGCCGAGTTCGTCAACTTCTCCTTCGACGTGAAAATCGAGGGGAAGAACGTCGCGCGCGCCATGGACCTGATGCTTCACAACGACAAGAACACGCCCCCCTTTCCCGTCATGCAGGGGCCCGTGGTCGCCATCGGCGGCAGCGATGAGCCCCCGACCTGCGGCGCGTGCAAGAAGCACCTCTAG
- a CDS encoding ChaN family lipoprotein: MKDEPPPASSTQWTATLHQDHPLAGRIWDVADGRFVEEEALRQAVVSTQYVLLGERHDHPDHHRLQAELVRATTHAGRRPALAFEMLDVTQWSTVAASLKKNPGDAEALAQALDWANSGWPDFSLYAPVFNAGLEAQLPIVAANLPRAQVRELVMKGPEALPAELRTRLQLDVPVPEAEAKAVREELDRSHCGHLPQEMLEPMALAQRARDAMMADQLLGLRVGNGALLITGNGHVRKDRAVPAHLTRRDPNTKVLSVALLEVSPEALKPQDYAAAVDAPSLPYDYVWFTPAMPEDDPCKALRERKTPPGQ; the protein is encoded by the coding sequence GTGAAGGACGAGCCACCTCCTGCCTCCTCCACCCAGTGGACCGCCACGCTGCACCAGGACCACCCGCTGGCAGGCCGCATCTGGGATGTGGCGGACGGAAGGTTCGTGGAGGAGGAGGCCCTGCGTCAGGCAGTGGTCTCCACGCAGTACGTCCTGCTGGGAGAGCGGCACGATCATCCGGACCACCACCGCCTCCAGGCGGAGCTGGTGCGTGCGACGACGCACGCGGGCCGACGCCCCGCGCTCGCGTTCGAGATGCTGGACGTCACCCAGTGGTCCACGGTGGCCGCGTCCCTGAAGAAGAACCCGGGTGACGCCGAAGCGCTGGCCCAGGCACTGGACTGGGCGAACAGCGGCTGGCCCGACTTCAGCCTGTACGCGCCTGTATTCAACGCGGGCCTCGAAGCACAGTTGCCCATCGTCGCCGCCAACCTGCCCCGCGCCCAGGTGCGCGAGCTGGTGATGAAGGGACCGGAGGCCCTGCCCGCGGAGCTGCGCACCCGGCTGCAGTTGGACGTGCCCGTCCCCGAAGCCGAAGCGAAGGCGGTGCGCGAGGAGCTGGACCGCTCCCACTGCGGACACCTCCCCCAGGAGATGCTGGAGCCCATGGCGCTGGCCCAGCGGGCCCGTGACGCGATGATGGCGGACCAGTTGCTGGGATTGAGGGTGGGCAACGGGGCGCTGCTCATCACCGGCAACGGGCACGTGCGCAAGGACCGGGCCGTCCCCGCCCACCTGACGCGCCGGGACCCGAACACGAAGGTGCTGAGCGTTGCGCTCCTGGAGGTGTCTCCAGAGGCGCTGAAGCCCCAGGACTACGCGGCGGCCGTGGACGCCCCGTCCCTGCCCTACGACTACGTCTGGTTCACCCCGGCGATGCCGGAAGACGACCCGTGCAAGGCGCTGCGCGAGCGCAAGACACCGCCAGGTCAATAG
- a CDS encoding YgiQ family radical SAM protein, with the protein MASVTPRYAHPFLPVTRADLQARGWEQCDIIIVSGDAYVDHPAFGPVLIARFLEGRGFKVGIIPQPDWHSAEPFKALGKPRLFFGVAAGNLDSMLNRLTAQKKNRSEDQYSPGGRTNCRPDRASIVYAQRCREAFPDVPVVLGGIEASLRRIAHFDYWSEKVRRSILFDAKADLLVFGMGERPIWEIADRLNRGERVEDLKDIRGTAHLINDAAMKAIEADPAKRAADRDKVVVLPSYEEVVADTRAFAVMSRDFQMETNPGNARAIVQRHGNRAIYMNPPARPLEDGAGAKPGDTATVAMDELYDLKLNRVPHPMYKEPIPAYETVKHSVVLMRGCFGGCTFCSITEHEGRVIQSRSAQSVLREVREVRRMGDFRGTITDLGGPTANMYKLKCKSEDIESRCRKLSCVHPGVCENLQTDHEPLISLMKQVREEPGIKHVFIASGVRYDLAERSPEYVKELAAHHVGGQLSVAPEHVSPRVLEKMKKPGIESFERFQNMFACASEDAGKEQYDIAYFISGHPGSTLEDMVMLAQWLKEKGKRPRQVQDFIPTPMSVATAMYHTGLDPLKMEPVYTAKGLREKRMQKALLLYWNPEHWPLAREALRLAGREDLIGRGPNALVPPESAAEAARLRRAGDSGGEEQGLATNAWPRPVQPRPSGRTGGRTARPGPRGRQ; encoded by the coding sequence ATGGCCTCTGTCACCCCCCGCTACGCCCACCCGTTCCTTCCCGTCACCCGCGCCGACCTGCAGGCCCGGGGGTGGGAGCAGTGCGACATCATCATCGTGAGCGGCGACGCCTACGTGGACCACCCGGCGTTCGGCCCGGTGCTCATCGCGCGCTTCCTGGAGGGGCGGGGCTTCAAGGTGGGCATCATCCCGCAGCCGGACTGGCACTCGGCGGAGCCCTTCAAGGCGCTGGGCAAGCCCCGGCTCTTCTTCGGGGTGGCCGCGGGCAACCTGGACTCGATGCTCAACCGGCTGACGGCCCAGAAGAAGAACCGCTCGGAGGACCAGTACAGCCCGGGCGGGCGCACCAACTGCCGGCCGGACCGCGCGTCCATCGTCTACGCGCAGCGCTGCCGCGAGGCCTTCCCCGACGTGCCCGTCGTCCTGGGTGGCATCGAGGCCAGCCTGCGCCGCATCGCGCACTTCGACTACTGGAGCGAGAAGGTCCGCCGGTCCATCCTCTTCGACGCCAAGGCGGACCTGCTGGTGTTCGGCATGGGCGAGCGGCCCATCTGGGAGATCGCGGACCGGCTCAACCGTGGCGAGCGCGTCGAGGACCTGAAGGACATCCGGGGCACCGCCCACCTCATCAACGACGCGGCGATGAAGGCCATTGAAGCGGACCCGGCGAAGCGCGCCGCGGACCGCGACAAGGTGGTGGTGCTGCCCTCCTACGAGGAGGTGGTGGCGGACACGCGCGCCTTCGCGGTGATGAGCCGCGACTTCCAGATGGAGACCAACCCCGGCAACGCGCGCGCCATCGTGCAGCGCCATGGGAACCGGGCCATCTACATGAACCCGCCCGCCCGCCCGCTGGAGGACGGCGCCGGCGCGAAGCCCGGCGACACCGCCACGGTGGCGATGGATGAGCTGTACGACTTGAAGCTCAACCGCGTGCCGCACCCCATGTACAAGGAGCCCATCCCCGCCTACGAGACGGTGAAGCACTCGGTGGTGCTGATGCGTGGCTGCTTTGGCGGTTGCACCTTCTGCTCCATCACGGAGCACGAGGGGCGCGTCATCCAGAGCCGCTCCGCGCAGAGCGTGCTGCGCGAGGTGCGCGAGGTGCGGCGCATGGGGGACTTCCGGGGGACCATCACGGACCTGGGGGGCCCCACGGCGAACATGTACAAGCTCAAGTGCAAGAGCGAGGACATCGAGAGCCGCTGCCGCAAGCTGTCGTGCGTGCACCCGGGCGTGTGCGAGAACCTCCAGACGGACCACGAGCCGCTCATCTCGCTGATGAAGCAGGTGCGCGAGGAGCCGGGCATCAAGCACGTCTTCATCGCGAGCGGCGTGCGGTACGACCTGGCGGAGCGCTCGCCGGAGTACGTGAAGGAGCTGGCGGCGCACCACGTGGGAGGCCAGCTGTCCGTGGCGCCCGAGCACGTGTCCCCGCGCGTGCTGGAGAAGATGAAGAAGCCCGGCATCGAGAGCTTCGAGCGCTTCCAGAACATGTTCGCGTGCGCGAGCGAGGACGCGGGCAAGGAGCAGTACGACATCGCCTACTTCATCAGCGGCCACCCCGGCTCCACGCTGGAGGACATGGTGATGCTGGCGCAGTGGCTGAAGGAGAAGGGCAAGCGGCCCCGGCAGGTGCAGGACTTCATCCCCACGCCCATGTCGGTGGCCACGGCCATGTACCACACGGGCCTGGACCCGCTGAAGATGGAGCCCGTGTACACGGCGAAGGGCCTGCGCGAGAAGCGCATGCAGAAGGCGCTGCTGCTCTACTGGAACCCGGAGCACTGGCCGCTGGCGCGTGAAGCGCTGCGGCTCGCCGGGCGGGAGGACCTCATCGGCCGGGGCCCCAACGCGCTGGTGCCGCCGGAGTCCGCCGCGGAGGCCGCCCGCCTGCGCCGCGCGGGGGACAGCGGTGGAGAGGAGCAGGGACTCGCGACCAATGCCTGGCCCCGCCCGGTGCAGCCGCGCCCGTCGGGGCGCACGGGAGGACGCACGGCGCGTCCGGGCCCGCGCGGACGGCAGTAG